The Nitrosomonas communis genome has a segment encoding these proteins:
- a CDS encoding ATP-dependent DNA helicase — translation MSDLATIFSENGLLAHTIPGYRVRTQQSQMAQVIAHIIEHHGVLIAEAGTGTGKTFAYLVPTLLMGGKVILSTGTKTLQDQLFNRDIPTIRAALKIPVTVALLKGRANYICHYHLEKTLQSDHLNFASREEVKYLGLIERYAKSSYHGDKSGLSKVPENAAIWQYVTSTRDNCLGSECPNYKQCFVMEARKRALSADMVVVNHHLFFADVMLRDEGLSELLPACNTVIFDEAHQLPEVASLFFGESVSTSQLLELARDTEMEALLNAKDFTPLPEAVAAMEKATRDLRLTIAGENTRLPSAAVMQNPDFKDTLALLQEKLMLLVSLLENQAVRSQGLENCWRRATALHASIKRWCEQIENEGYVRWVETFNHALQLNATPLSIAEIFNKQLNASPRAWIFTSATLAVKNDFSHYQHAMGLGAAQSICWSSPFDFPNQALLYVPTHLPHPNNRSYSECVVKAALPVLRASRGRAFFLCTSLRAMQQVYELLQATFGQEQLDYPLLLQGQGSRSTMLDRFRELGNAILIGSQSFWEGVDVRGEALSLVIIDKLPFASPDDPVLSARIEKINKEGHNAFMEYQLPRAIISLKQGAGRLIRDEKDRGVLMICDPRLITQSYGKRIWQSLPPMKRTRNLADVEIFFAEKSNQSNLEEATGLNQVKGSYNC, via the coding sequence ATGTCCGATCTTGCTACTATTTTTTCTGAAAACGGCCTGCTAGCCCACACAATACCAGGGTATCGAGTTCGTACTCAGCAATCGCAAATGGCTCAAGTCATTGCTCATATCATTGAACATCATGGTGTATTAATAGCAGAAGCTGGCACCGGAACCGGGAAAACATTTGCTTATCTGGTACCCACCTTATTGATGGGCGGCAAAGTGATTCTCTCTACCGGCACTAAAACATTGCAAGATCAACTGTTTAATCGGGATATTCCTACCATTCGTGCAGCACTTAAAATCCCGGTCACCGTGGCACTGCTCAAAGGACGAGCTAATTATATCTGTCATTACCATCTGGAAAAAACATTACAATCTGATCACCTTAATTTCGCATCGCGTGAGGAAGTCAAATATCTTGGATTGATCGAACGTTATGCCAAGTCGAGTTACCATGGTGATAAAAGCGGGCTCAGCAAAGTTCCGGAAAATGCAGCGATATGGCAATATGTGACTTCCACTCGAGATAACTGCCTTGGTTCGGAATGCCCGAATTACAAGCAATGCTTTGTAATGGAAGCACGCAAACGTGCGCTCTCAGCCGATATGGTTGTAGTCAACCACCATTTGTTCTTTGCTGATGTGATGCTGCGCGATGAAGGGTTATCAGAGCTTCTACCTGCCTGCAATACGGTCATCTTTGATGAGGCCCATCAGTTGCCAGAAGTGGCCAGTCTGTTTTTCGGTGAATCAGTCAGCACCAGTCAGTTGTTGGAACTCGCGCGCGACACCGAAATGGAAGCCTTGCTCAATGCCAAAGACTTCACGCCACTTCCTGAAGCAGTGGCTGCTATGGAAAAGGCAACGCGTGACTTACGATTAACTATAGCTGGAGAAAACACGCGCTTGCCATCTGCTGCCGTGATGCAAAACCCTGACTTTAAAGATACGCTCGCGCTTCTCCAGGAAAAACTCATGCTACTGGTCAGCCTGCTTGAAAATCAAGCGGTACGCTCACAAGGGCTGGAAAACTGCTGGCGCCGTGCTACTGCCCTTCATGCCAGCATCAAACGCTGGTGTGAACAAATTGAAAATGAAGGTTATGTTCGCTGGGTGGAAACGTTCAATCATGCTTTACAGCTCAATGCCACACCCTTATCTATTGCTGAAATATTTAATAAACAATTAAACGCCTCGCCGCGTGCGTGGATATTTACTTCAGCCACTTTGGCAGTCAAAAATGATTTTTCTCATTACCAGCATGCGATGGGATTAGGGGCGGCTCAGTCAATCTGCTGGAGCAGTCCATTTGATTTTCCGAATCAAGCTCTACTTTATGTCCCAACTCACCTTCCTCATCCTAATAACCGCAGCTATTCCGAATGCGTAGTCAAAGCTGCCCTGCCAGTATTGCGGGCAAGCCGTGGCCGCGCCTTTTTTTTATGCACCAGTTTGCGCGCGATGCAGCAAGTTTATGAGCTATTACAAGCAACATTCGGACAGGAACAGCTTGATTATCCGCTCTTGCTGCAAGGACAGGGATCACGCTCCACGATGTTAGATCGCTTCCGTGAGTTAGGCAACGCCATTCTCATTGGTAGCCAATCCTTCTGGGAAGGGGTCGATGTACGGGGTGAAGCACTCTCATTAGTCATCATCGACAAGCTGCCGTTTGCCTCCCCAGACGATCCAGTCCTCTCGGCACGTATCGAAAAAATCAATAAAGAAGGTCATAATGCCTTCATGGAGTACCAGCTGCCTCGCGCCATCATCAGTCTGAAACAAGGGGCCGGGCGCCTCATCCGGGATGAAAAGGATCGAGGAGTGCTGATGATCTGTGATCCCCGTCTGATTACTCAATCTTATGGCAAGCGTATCTGGCAAAGCCTGCCCCCGATGAAACGCACCCGGAATTTAGCTGACGTAGAAATTTTTTTTGCTGAAAAGAGTAATCAAAGCAACCTGGAAGAAGCCACCGGACTAAATCAAGTAAAAGGCAGTTATAATTGCTAA
- a CDS encoding SRPBCC family protein yields MTKFQLVTEWRISASLAEVFEAITHCLDWPKWWLGSEKVEKLVTGDKNGVECVHRFIWKGRIPYRLVFDIRVTRIVPLKLIEGRANGEVIGTGRWNFFHEDGVTVVRYEWDVHLNRLWMNLVAPLALPLFRWNHHQVMQQGAKGLAHLLHSRLESVHTSIPSP; encoded by the coding sequence ATGACAAAATTCCAATTGGTCACTGAATGGCGCATCAGTGCCTCTTTAGCCGAGGTGTTTGAGGCGATTACTCATTGCCTTGATTGGCCAAAATGGTGGCTGGGCAGTGAGAAAGTGGAAAAACTTGTTACGGGCGATAAGAATGGAGTAGAGTGTGTGCATCGTTTTATCTGGAAAGGGCGGATTCCTTATCGGCTTGTTTTCGATATACGTGTGACGCGAATCGTTCCTTTGAAGTTAATAGAAGGGCGGGCCAACGGTGAAGTGATTGGAACTGGGCGATGGAATTTTTTTCATGAGGATGGTGTGACGGTTGTGCGCTATGAGTGGGATGTGCACCTTAATCGGTTGTGGATGAATCTCGTTGCTCCACTTGCGCTGCCTTTGTTCAGATGGAATCATCACCAGGTGATGCAACAAGGAGCCAAAGGATTAGCCCACTTGTTGCATAGTAGATTAGAGTCCGTTCACACCTCAATACCCTCACCATGA
- a CDS encoding multicopper oxidase domain-containing protein, with translation MLQNKVLLLVSVLMLTILISNPAWAKGGNRVYWIAADEVLWDYAPSFPANPMTGNEFTADERVFVEQGIGRRYLKSVYREYTAGFGAVKPRVAEEKHLGILGPVIRAAVGDRITVHFKNNTRFPASIHPHGVRYSKEHEGAAHSADDKHTSGGIVKPGGKHTYIWEVPERAGPGPNDPSSIAWVYHSHVNESADTNAGLIGPLIISSNKEKPLAVDREFISLFTVFDENDSLYRDINLSTCTGSCDPRSEEFEESNLKHGINGLVYGNNKGYVMRSGERVRWYIIGMGSEVDLHSPHWHGATLLHNGNRVDVTEVLPAATKTLDMQPDVKGNWMYHCHVNDHIKAGMTTTFTVE, from the coding sequence ATGTTGCAAAATAAAGTTCTTTTACTTGTTTCCGTTCTGATGCTGACTATACTTATCAGCAATCCAGCTTGGGCTAAAGGTGGAAACCGGGTTTATTGGATAGCCGCGGATGAAGTATTATGGGATTATGCGCCTTCCTTTCCTGCTAATCCGATGACAGGCAATGAATTTACTGCAGATGAGCGTGTATTTGTCGAGCAAGGAATTGGCCGGCGATATTTAAAGTCGGTCTATCGAGAGTATACCGCCGGGTTTGGTGCGGTAAAACCGCGTGTCGCTGAGGAGAAGCATCTGGGTATACTTGGGCCTGTCATTCGGGCAGCCGTGGGAGACAGAATTACGGTTCATTTTAAGAACAATACCCGTTTTCCAGCAAGTATCCACCCGCATGGCGTGCGTTATTCCAAGGAACACGAAGGCGCTGCCCATTCAGCAGATGACAAGCATACATCTGGTGGAATCGTGAAGCCGGGAGGAAAGCACACTTATATTTGGGAAGTGCCAGAGCGCGCAGGCCCTGGTCCAAATGATCCTTCTTCCATCGCCTGGGTTTACCATAGTCATGTCAATGAATCTGCCGATACCAATGCCGGGCTGATTGGTCCGCTCATTATCTCAAGTAACAAAGAGAAACCACTGGCGGTAGATCGTGAATTTATTTCCCTTTTTACGGTATTCGATGAAAATGATAGCTTATATCGTGATATCAATCTTTCCACTTGCACAGGTTCTTGTGATCCCAGAAGCGAAGAATTTGAGGAAAGTAATTTGAAACATGGAATTAATGGATTGGTTTATGGCAATAATAAAGGGTATGTGATGCGCAGTGGTGAACGGGTGCGCTGGTATATCATAGGCATGGGAAGCGAAGTCGATCTTCATTCGCCGCATTGGCATGGCGCCACTTTATTGCATAATGGTAATCGCGTGGATGTAACTGAAGTGTTGCCAGCGGCTACCAAAACGCTGGATATGCAGCCAGATGTCAAGGGCAACTGGATGTATCATTGCCATGTCAATGATCACATCAAGGCTGGCATGACGACGACTTTTACGGTCGAATAA
- the metG gene encoding methionine--tRNA ligase, protein MNTRKMLITSALPYANGSIHLGHLVEYIQTDIWVRFQKMQGHTVYYVCADDTHGTPIMLRAEKEGMTPEALIARVHGEHLRDFTGFHIQFDNYYSTHSPETRQYSEDIYQKLKAMGLIKVRAIEQLYDPVKNMFLPDRFVKGECPKCGAQDQYGDSCEACGAAYAPTELKNPYSAVSGAAPVKKASEHFFFSLSDSRCADFLRRWTREANHLQAEAANKMHEWLGEAGENKLSDWDISRDAPYFGFEIPGESGKYFYVWLDAPIGYMGSFKNLCAQRGIDFDEFWQKDSTTELYHFIGKDILYFHALFWPAMLENSGYRTPTQIFAHGFLTVNGEKMSKSRGTFITAESYLQQQLNPEWLRYYYAAKLNGTLEDIDLNLEDFTARVNSDLVGKYINIASRCAGFITKRFDGKLVAGEEYRTLQQMIDERFASWQSGVIEQAYEERDFSAAVRQIMKRADEVNELIQELAPWDIAKETARNNELHLACSLGIQLFYLLSCYLKPILPATAARIEHFLNCASLLWPKQETGQALSTVLLPAGHVINPYQHLMTRIDAKQINALIEANKQTIAPASDSHSRVRHSEAQQHIQQRAITPIAEIISIDDFSKIDLRIARIVNAEHVEGAEKLLKLTLDIGAEQRTVFAGIKSAYDPEKLKGRLTVMVANLAPRKMKFGLSEGMVLAASDEGSGGGLFLLSPDEGAQPGMRVK, encoded by the coding sequence ATGAACACACGCAAGATGCTGATTACTTCCGCGCTGCCTTATGCTAACGGCAGCATTCACCTTGGCCACCTGGTGGAATATATTCAAACCGATATCTGGGTTCGCTTCCAGAAAATGCAAGGGCACACCGTTTACTACGTGTGTGCTGATGATACACATGGTACGCCTATCATGCTGCGCGCCGAGAAAGAAGGCATGACGCCGGAAGCACTGATTGCCCGGGTGCATGGTGAGCATTTGCGTGATTTTACCGGCTTTCATATCCAGTTTGATAACTACTACAGTACGCATTCACCAGAGACCCGTCAGTATTCGGAAGACATTTACCAGAAACTGAAAGCCATGGGGCTTATCAAAGTGCGCGCCATTGAGCAGCTTTATGATCCAGTTAAGAATATGTTTCTGCCGGATCGTTTCGTAAAAGGGGAATGCCCAAAGTGCGGTGCGCAAGATCAGTATGGTGATTCCTGCGAAGCCTGTGGCGCAGCCTATGCGCCGACAGAATTAAAAAATCCTTACTCTGCGGTTTCGGGTGCGGCCCCCGTGAAAAAAGCCTCTGAGCATTTCTTTTTCAGTTTATCCGATAGCCGCTGTGCAGATTTCCTGCGCCGTTGGACACGGGAAGCTAACCATCTGCAAGCAGAAGCGGCCAACAAAATGCACGAATGGTTAGGGGAGGCTGGAGAAAACAAACTGTCTGACTGGGATATCTCACGTGATGCGCCGTATTTTGGCTTTGAAATACCCGGTGAATCCGGCAAATATTTTTACGTCTGGCTTGATGCGCCCATTGGTTATATGGGCAGTTTCAAAAATTTGTGTGCGCAGCGTGGCATCGATTTTGATGAATTTTGGCAGAAAGATAGCACTACCGAGCTGTATCATTTTATCGGCAAAGACATCCTGTATTTTCATGCGCTCTTCTGGCCGGCCATGCTGGAGAATTCAGGCTATCGCACACCCACCCAGATTTTTGCGCATGGTTTTCTTACTGTGAATGGTGAAAAGATGAGCAAATCACGTGGTACCTTTATTACTGCGGAAAGCTATTTACAGCAACAGCTTAATCCGGAATGGCTGCGTTATTACTATGCTGCTAAACTGAACGGCACACTGGAAGATATCGATCTCAATCTGGAAGATTTCACCGCACGCGTGAATTCGGATCTGGTCGGCAAGTACATCAATATCGCCAGCCGCTGCGCAGGATTCATTACTAAACGGTTTGACGGTAAACTGGTAGCGGGCGAAGAATATCGCACGTTGCAGCAAATGATCGATGAGCGCTTCGCTTCCTGGCAGTCTGGCGTTATCGAACAAGCCTATGAAGAGCGGGATTTTTCTGCCGCCGTGCGGCAAATCATGAAGCGCGCAGATGAAGTAAACGAACTGATTCAAGAGCTGGCGCCCTGGGACATCGCCAAAGAGACTGCGCGCAACAACGAATTACATCTGGCCTGCAGCCTGGGCATTCAACTGTTCTATTTGCTTTCGTGTTACCTGAAACCGATTCTGCCTGCCACAGCAGCAAGAATTGAACATTTCCTCAACTGCGCATCACTTCTCTGGCCGAAACAAGAAACCGGCCAAGCTTTATCTACCGTGCTCTTGCCTGCAGGGCACGTGATCAATCCCTACCAGCATCTGATGACGCGCATTGATGCTAAACAAATCAATGCATTGATTGAAGCCAATAAACAAACTATTGCCCCAGCTTCTGATTCTCACTCACGCGTGCGTCATTCAGAAGCGCAACAGCATATCCAGCAACGCGCGATTACACCGATCGCAGAAATCATCTCGATCGACGATTTCAGCAAGATCGATCTACGCATTGCTCGCATTGTTAATGCCGAACATGTGGAAGGTGCGGAGAAACTACTCAAACTGACCTTGGATATTGGCGCAGAGCAGCGCACCGTGTTTGCTGGTATTAAGTCAGCTTATGATCCAGAAAAGCTTAAAGGTCGTCTCACCGTGATGGTCGCTAACCTCGCGCCGCGAAAAATGAAATTTGGTTTGTCGGAAGGGATGGTGCTGGCAGCAAGTGATGAGGGCAGTGGGGGAGGGCTGTTTTTACTTTCACCCGATGAGGGTGCGCAGCCGGGGATGCGGGTGAAATAA
- the apbC gene encoding iron-sulfur cluster carrier protein ApbC — protein MAITEQQIETALKETIDPTTGKDYVTSKEVHNIKIDGNNVSLDIELGYPAKSVIESIRQQVSNTLKTIPAIGNVTVNVSSKIIPHSVQRGVKLIPGVKNVIAVASGKGGVGKSATAVNLALALAAEGANVGILDADIYGPSQPQMLGISGQPESPDGKTIEPMRAHGIQAMSIGLLIDVETPMVWRGPMVTQALQQLLNDTRWHDLDYLVIDLPPGTGDIQLTLAQKVPVTGAVIVTTPQDIALLDARKGLKMFEKVGVPILGIVENMGMHTCSKCGHTEPIFGTGGGEKMCKDYEVELLGALPLDIKIREHTDSGKPTVIAEPDGQIAEIYRTVARRVAVKIANLSKDYSEVFTKIIMEND, from the coding sequence GTGGCGATTACAGAACAACAAATAGAAACCGCCCTCAAAGAAACCATCGACCCTACCACGGGTAAAGACTACGTCACCAGCAAGGAAGTACATAACATCAAAATTGATGGCAACAATGTTTCGCTTGATATCGAGCTGGGCTACCCGGCCAAAAGCGTGATCGAATCGATCCGCCAGCAAGTCAGCAATACTTTGAAAACTATTCCGGCTATCGGCAATGTCACTGTCAATGTCAGTAGCAAGATTATCCCGCATAGCGTGCAACGCGGCGTTAAACTGATTCCCGGGGTGAAAAACGTGATTGCTGTCGCTTCCGGCAAAGGGGGTGTTGGCAAATCGGCGACTGCGGTCAATCTTGCGCTTGCGCTCGCTGCTGAAGGCGCCAATGTCGGCATCCTGGATGCGGATATCTATGGCCCATCACAACCCCAGATGCTTGGCATCAGCGGTCAACCTGAATCACCGGATGGCAAAACGATTGAGCCGATGCGTGCCCATGGTATTCAAGCCATGTCCATCGGGCTATTGATCGACGTAGAAACTCCGATGGTATGGCGGGGTCCGATGGTAACGCAGGCCTTGCAGCAACTGTTGAATGATACCCGCTGGCATGACCTCGATTATCTTGTGATTGACCTACCGCCCGGTACTGGCGATATTCAATTGACGCTCGCGCAGAAAGTGCCCGTGACCGGTGCGGTCATCGTGACCACTCCCCAAGACATCGCATTGCTAGATGCCCGCAAGGGATTGAAAATGTTTGAAAAAGTCGGCGTCCCGATTTTGGGTATCGTGGAAAACATGGGCATGCACACCTGCTCAAAATGCGGCCATACCGAGCCGATTTTTGGCACAGGAGGTGGAGAAAAAATGTGCAAAGACTATGAGGTCGAGCTGTTAGGCGCCCTGCCGCTGGATATTAAAATCCGCGAGCACACCGATTCAGGAAAACCCACAGTAATCGCTGAACCAGACGGACAGATTGCCGAAATTTATCGTACCGTTGCACGGCGGGTAGCAGTCAAAATCGCCAACCTATCAAAGGACTACTCTGAGGTGTTTACTAAAATAATTATGGAGAATGACTAA
- the dcd gene encoding dCTP deaminase, whose protein sequence is MTIKSDKWIRKMAIEHGMIEPFEPAQIKHKDGNSIVSYGTSSYGYDIRCSDEFKLFTNLNSTIVDPKQFDSNSFVDVKSEVCIIPPNSFALARTVEYFRIPRSILTICLGKSTYARCGIIVNVTPFEPEWEGYVTLEFSNTTPLPAKIYANEGVAQVIFFEADEICETSYKDRNGKYQFQQGVTLPKI, encoded by the coding sequence ATGACCATTAAATCAGACAAATGGATCCGCAAGATGGCCATCGAGCACGGTATGATCGAGCCATTCGAGCCTGCACAAATCAAGCACAAAGATGGCAACAGCATCGTTTCCTATGGCACTTCGAGTTATGGCTACGATATTCGCTGCTCAGATGAATTCAAACTTTTTACCAACCTGAATTCGACGATTGTCGACCCCAAGCAGTTTGATTCGAATTCCTTCGTGGATGTTAAAAGTGAGGTCTGCATCATTCCCCCCAACTCCTTTGCTCTTGCGCGCACCGTCGAGTACTTCCGCATTCCGCGCAGTATTCTCACAATCTGCCTCGGGAAATCCACTTATGCCCGCTGCGGAATCATTGTCAATGTCACCCCTTTTGAGCCAGAATGGGAAGGTTACGTCACCCTCGAATTCTCCAACACCACCCCGCTACCCGCCAAGATCTATGCTAATGAAGGTGTTGCCCAAGTGATCTTCTTCGAAGCGGACGAAATCTGTGAAACCTCTTACAAGGATAGGAACGGTAAATACCAATTTCAGCAAGGTGTGACGCTGCCTAAGATATAA